From Dehalococcoidia bacterium, the proteins below share one genomic window:
- a CDS encoding endonuclease domain-containing protein, which translates to MLMYNNSLKEFAKELRRRMTDAEIRLWARLRLHRLKGYRFQRQRIIGNYIVDFYCPSAKLVIELDGGQHYSEEKQSADSRRDDYLKGKGLSVLRFSDTDALTNTDAVVEEILRRVEQNPL; encoded by the coding sequence ATGTTGATGTATAACAACAGCCTCAAAGAGTTCGCCAAAGAGCTTCGCAGGCGGATGACCGATGCCGAAATCCGCTTGTGGGCTCGACTGAGATTGCACAGGCTAAAAGGATATCGATTCCAACGTCAAAGAATAATCGGAAACTACATCGTAGATTTTTACTGCCCATCGGCCAAGTTGGTGATTGAACTTGATGGCGGCCAGCATTATTCTGAGGAGAAACAATCTGCCGATTCCCGGCGTGATGATTATTTAAAGGGCAAAGGACTGAGTGTGCTTAGATTTTCGGACACAGACGCGCTCACGAACACTGATGCGGTTGTTGAAGAAATCCTGAGACGTGTCGAGCAAAACCCCCTTTAA